Proteins encoded in a region of the Drosophila busckii strain San Diego stock center, stock number 13000-0081.31 chromosome 2L, ASM1175060v1, whole genome shotgun sequence genome:
- the LOC108598264 gene encoding protein drumstick: MFAVMRIDNDDCRSDFRRKMRPKCEFICKYCQRRFTKPYNLMIHERTHKSPEITYSCEVCGKYFKQRDNLRQHRCSQCVWR, encoded by the exons atgtttgctgtaATGCGAATCGACAACGATGACTGCCGGTCGGATTTCCGTCGCAAGATGCGTCCAAAGTGTGAATTCATTTGCAAGTATTGCCAACGGCGTTTCACCAAGCCATACAATCTGATGATACACGAGCGCACGCACAAATCGCCAGAGATAACATATTCCTGTGAGGTCTGtggcaaatatttcaagcaaCGTGATAATCTGCGACAGCACAG ATGTAGTCAGTGTGTTTGGCGATAA